TGCGGCCACCGTGGCGATCTATCTGGCCCTCGTCGCCGCCGTGTCGGCCCGACTTGCCGCTGGCCTCTGGCCTGGCCTGTCCGCCTGGCTGCATCCCGGGGCGGGCGTCGCATGGATTGCGGCTTTTGGCGGTTTCGCACTGGCATATGGCAGGTGCCTGTTGAACCTACCGGCGGCAAAGCAGATCTGAACGTTTGGAAGAGCGCGCAAAAGGCTTGAAATCCTGGTCGCTGACACTGGAAGATTTTGGAGAAGGTTGGACGTCAGGCCCATCCCCTCCGCCACAAACAAACGTAAGGCATTGTTTGTGAACGTTTTTCGTTGAAAAGTTTTTGGGGTCCCAACTTTGGCCCCAACTAGCTCGATTACATTGCGCCACTTCAGATCCAGCCATCGATCGGCCACTTGCCAACAGGGCTGCTAGGGTCGTGTACTCGGCAGGCGCTTCGCCGGCGTGTTTGCAACAACGGAACGCAGCGTTACGGTTGCCAAACGACGCACCGCTGCC
This portion of the Hyphomicrobiaceae bacterium genome encodes:
- a CDS encoding short-chain dehydrogenase, whose amino-acid sequence is AATVAIYLALVAAVSARLAAGLWPGLSAWLHPGAGVAWIAAFGGFALAYGRCLLNLPAAKQI